In one Cellulomonas sp. WB94 genomic region, the following are encoded:
- the miaA gene encoding tRNA (adenosine(37)-N6)-dimethylallyltransferase MiaA — protein sequence MSLVIAVVGPTATGKSDLGLALAERLGGEIVNADAMQLYRGMDIGTAKLPPAERRGIPHHQLDVLDVDQDASVADYQRAARADLAAIDARGARAVAVGGSGLYVRTLLDHMDFPGTDPDARAQLEERVEVEGSRALHAELERLDPVAAAGIGPRNARRIVRALEVIGLTGRPYSASLPQHVYEVPALQLGLDCDRAVLDARIEARVEHMWEAGLVEEVRALAAHGIGRTASRAVGYAEVLALLRGELSAPEARAAIAAGTRRLARKQMGWFGRDPRVHWLDARDPTLVDRALELVAAADAGTLDPATADPAPRRSLGS from the coding sequence ATGAGCCTCGTCATCGCGGTCGTCGGCCCCACGGCGACCGGCAAGTCCGACCTCGGGCTGGCGCTCGCCGAGCGGCTCGGCGGAGAGATCGTCAACGCCGACGCGATGCAGCTCTACCGCGGCATGGACATCGGGACCGCGAAGCTCCCGCCGGCCGAGCGACGGGGCATCCCGCACCATCAGCTCGATGTGCTGGACGTGGACCAGGACGCCTCGGTCGCCGACTACCAGCGCGCGGCGCGGGCCGATCTGGCCGCGATCGACGCGCGGGGTGCGCGGGCCGTCGCGGTGGGCGGTTCGGGACTCTACGTGCGCACGCTGCTCGACCACATGGACTTCCCCGGCACCGACCCCGACGCGCGAGCACAGCTCGAGGAGCGCGTCGAGGTCGAGGGGTCGCGCGCTCTGCACGCCGAGCTCGAGCGCCTCGACCCTGTCGCGGCGGCCGGGATCGGTCCCCGCAACGCGCGCCGGATCGTGCGGGCGCTCGAGGTGATCGGCCTCACGGGGCGGCCGTACTCGGCGAGCCTCCCGCAGCACGTCTACGAGGTGCCCGCCCTGCAGCTGGGTCTCGACTGCGACCGTGCCGTGCTCGACGCGCGGATCGAGGCGCGCGTGGAGCACATGTGGGAGGCCGGGCTCGTCGAGGAGGTCCGGGCGCTCGCCGCGCACGGCATCGGACGTACCGCGTCGCGGGCTGTCGGCTATGCCGAGGTCCTCGCTCTGCTGCGCGGCGAGCTCAGCGCGCCCGAGGCCCGCGCCGCCATCGCGGCCGGCACCCGGCGGCTTGCCCGCAAGCAGATGGGCTGGTTCGGGCGGGACCCCCGCGTGCACTGGCTGGACGCGCGCGACCCGACCCTCGTCGACCGCGCGCTCGAGCTCGTGGCCGCTGCCGACGCGGGCACGCTCGACCCGGCCACGGCCGACCCGGCGCCGCGCCGTAGTCTGGGCTCATGA
- a CDS encoding YbjN domain-containing protein has protein sequence MAEGATLPPLTHQRIVDRLEARGLVYAVDADGDIGGRWEDHVFYFFRQGAHGDYLQVRGRWSRDLPPSEVDALTHVLNEWNLTTLWPKVYVRVAGDDVGVYAEHTVDYERGISDDQLDLHMSCAVSTGLQFFGRLDELYPQAVEAAQAKIAALRAADH, from the coding sequence ATGGCCGAGGGCGCCACGCTGCCACCGCTGACCCACCAGCGGATCGTCGACCGGCTCGAGGCGCGTGGCCTCGTGTATGCCGTCGACGCCGACGGGGACATCGGCGGGCGCTGGGAGGACCACGTCTTCTACTTCTTCCGTCAGGGTGCCCACGGTGACTACCTGCAGGTCCGCGGGCGGTGGTCGCGCGACCTGCCGCCGTCCGAGGTCGACGCGCTCACGCACGTGCTGAACGAGTGGAACCTCACGACGCTGTGGCCGAAGGTCTACGTGCGGGTCGCAGGTGACGACGTGGGTGTGTACGCGGAGCACACGGTGGACTACGAGCGCGGCATCTCCGACGACCAGCTCGACCTCCACATGTCGTGCGCCGTGAGCACCGGTCTGCAGTTCTTCGGCCGGCTCGACGAGCTGTACCCCCAGGCGGTCGAGGCCGCGCAGGCGAAGATCGCGGCCCTGCGCGCCGCGGATCACTGA
- a CDS encoding YbjN domain-containing protein → MGFFPGRRLSRWFGLRAADTGAGAHPVSGLVPADASARALPDDELHDRVAELLVRELGATQIVPDAPTPVTPERITAWFRRNEFSYFVDNDGDLGGLWRGRLYYFFLFGEDSEILQIRGQWHREVSIERLEEVLDACNEWNAERIWPKAYVRVRDNGMVHVIAEVATDLEHGVTDDQLNQLLFCGLSTGSMFFDSIDELYPDPAAMAP, encoded by the coding sequence ATGGGCTTCTTCCCCGGCCGTCGGCTGAGCCGCTGGTTCGGGCTGCGAGCCGCCGACACCGGTGCCGGCGCGCACCCGGTGTCCGGCCTCGTCCCGGCCGATGCGAGTGCGCGTGCGCTTCCGGACGACGAGCTCCACGACCGCGTCGCCGAGCTCCTGGTCCGCGAGCTGGGGGCGACGCAGATCGTCCCCGATGCCCCGACCCCCGTGACACCGGAGCGCATCACCGCCTGGTTCCGCCGGAACGAGTTCAGCTACTTCGTCGACAACGACGGCGATCTCGGCGGCCTGTGGCGCGGGCGGCTCTACTACTTCTTCCTCTTCGGCGAGGACTCCGAGATCCTGCAGATCCGCGGCCAGTGGCACCGGGAGGTGTCGATCGAGCGCCTCGAGGAGGTTCTCGACGCCTGCAACGAGTGGAACGCCGAGCGCATCTGGCCCAAGGCGTACGTGCGGGTGAGGGACAACGGCATGGTGCACGTCATCGCCGAGGTCGCCACGGACCTCGAGCACGGGGTGACCGACGACCAGCTCAACCAGCTGCTGTTCTGCGGCCTGAGCACGGGCAGCATGTTCTTCGACTCGATCGACGAGCTCTACCCCGACCCCGCGGCGATGGCCCCATGA
- a CDS encoding YbjN domain-containing protein translates to MTEPVRPGWLSRVLGGFTKPMKHDPTVMFENPTPLTRGRIAGYLDSRGYRYLVDDDGDLTGTWDGSRFWFLLLGDDEEILQVRGRWHRALPLERRSAAALAVNDWNRERIWPKVYVREEDGLLALYSEVSADLERGVTDDQLAQLVACGLGTGVQMFSAFDEILPNDDSPPPGTPNN, encoded by the coding sequence ATGACCGAGCCCGTGCGCCCCGGCTGGCTCTCGCGCGTCCTCGGCGGGTTCACCAAGCCGATGAAGCACGACCCGACGGTCATGTTCGAGAACCCGACCCCGCTCACCCGCGGCAGGATCGCGGGCTACCTGGACTCGCGCGGCTACCGCTATCTCGTCGACGACGACGGCGACCTCACCGGCACGTGGGACGGCAGCCGGTTCTGGTTCCTGCTGCTCGGCGACGACGAGGAGATCCTCCAGGTCCGCGGGCGGTGGCACCGAGCGCTCCCGCTCGAACGGCGCAGCGCGGCGGCGCTCGCGGTCAACGACTGGAACCGCGAACGCATCTGGCCCAAGGTGTACGTCCGTGAGGAGGACGGCCTGCTCGCGCTGTACAGCGAGGTGTCGGCCGACCTCGAACGCGGGGTGACCGACGACCAGCTCGCCCAGCTCGTCGCGTGCGGGCTGGGCACAGGCGTGCAGATGTTCAGCGCGTTCGACGAGATCCTGCCGAACGACGACTCGCCGCCACCGGGGACCCCGAACAACTGA
- the miaB gene encoding tRNA (N6-isopentenyl adenosine(37)-C2)-methylthiotransferase MiaB encodes MSTTLTSPEPALIDAAEPAPAAAPVASSIAGRTYLVKTLGCQMNVHDSEHMAGLLEEAGYVAASPQDAAAEAVDVLVINTCAVRENAAGKLYGNLGRLVPIKRARPGMQIAVGGCLAQKDRAGIVERAPWVDVVFGTHNLDVLPVLLERARHNERAAVEIAESLQVFPSTLPTRRESVFAGWVSISVGCNNTCTFCIVPHLRGKERDRRPGAILAEIEALVGQGAIEVTLLGQNVNSYGVEFGDRGAFAKLLRAAGAVEGLERLRFTSPHPASFTDDVIAAMAETPTVMPQLHMPLQSGSDRILRAMRRSYRSDKFLGILDRVRTAMPDAAITTDIIVGFPGETEEDFAQTLRVVEAARFASAFTFQYSPRPGTPAADLPEQLPKAVVQERYERLTALQDRIALEEMQAQVGRVVEVLVADSEGRKDEASHRVSGRAADNRLVHLALPSGTRAATITGATPPDDGAPAAPRPGDLVAVTVTRAAPHYLVADSGLVPGGVFEVRRTRAGDAWSARQSGAAEHSHVVGPGAEPTGCGTSVGAAGPVLLGLPTLGSRPV; translated from the coding sequence ATGTCCACGACTCTGACCTCCCCCGAACCTGCCCTGATCGACGCGGCAGAGCCTGCGCCGGCTGCGGCGCCGGTCGCGTCGTCGATCGCCGGACGGACCTACCTCGTCAAGACGCTCGGCTGCCAGATGAACGTGCACGACTCGGAGCACATGGCCGGTTTGCTCGAGGAGGCGGGCTACGTGGCGGCGAGCCCGCAGGACGCGGCCGCGGAGGCCGTCGACGTCCTGGTCATCAACACGTGCGCCGTCCGCGAGAACGCCGCCGGCAAGCTCTACGGCAACCTCGGTCGCCTCGTCCCGATCAAGCGTGCGCGCCCCGGCATGCAGATCGCTGTCGGTGGCTGCCTGGCCCAGAAGGACCGCGCCGGCATCGTGGAGCGGGCGCCATGGGTCGACGTCGTGTTCGGCACCCACAACCTCGACGTGCTGCCGGTGCTGCTCGAGCGGGCGAGGCACAACGAGCGGGCCGCGGTCGAGATCGCCGAGTCGCTCCAGGTGTTTCCCTCGACGCTCCCGACCCGACGCGAGTCGGTGTTCGCGGGCTGGGTCTCGATCAGTGTCGGGTGCAACAACACGTGCACGTTCTGCATCGTCCCGCACCTGCGCGGCAAGGAGCGCGACCGTCGTCCCGGGGCGATCCTGGCGGAGATCGAAGCACTCGTGGGCCAGGGCGCCATCGAGGTCACGCTGCTCGGCCAGAACGTCAACTCCTACGGCGTCGAGTTCGGCGACCGTGGCGCGTTCGCCAAGCTGCTGCGCGCCGCGGGGGCGGTCGAGGGGCTCGAGCGGCTCCGGTTCACGTCGCCGCACCCGGCGTCGTTCACCGACGACGTGATCGCCGCGATGGCCGAGACGCCGACGGTCATGCCGCAGCTGCACATGCCGCTCCAGTCGGGGTCGGACCGCATCCTGCGGGCGATGCGGCGCTCCTACCGGTCGGACAAGTTCCTCGGGATCCTCGACCGGGTCCGCACCGCGATGCCCGATGCCGCGATCACGACCGACATCATCGTCGGTTTCCCCGGTGAGACCGAGGAGGACTTCGCCCAGACGCTGCGGGTCGTCGAGGCCGCGAGGTTCGCGTCCGCGTTCACGTTCCAGTACTCCCCACGCCCCGGTACGCCCGCGGCCGACCTGCCCGAGCAGCTGCCCAAGGCGGTCGTGCAGGAGCGGTACGAGCGACTCACGGCGCTGCAGGACCGGATCGCGCTCGAGGAGATGCAGGCTCAGGTCGGGCGGGTCGTCGAGGTCCTCGTCGCGGACTCCGAGGGGCGCAAGGACGAGGCGTCGCACCGGGTCTCCGGTCGCGCGGCGGACAACCGCCTCGTCCACCTCGCGCTGCCCTCCGGGACGCGCGCTGCGACGATCACCGGCGCCACGCCTCCCGACGACGGAGCACCCGCTGCGCCGCGTCCCGGCGACCTGGTCGCCGTGACGGTCACGCGCGCCGCGCCGCACTACCTGGTCGCGGACTCGGGACTCGTGCCGGGCGGGGTGTTCGAGGTGCGCCGGACCCGGGCGGGCGACGCATGGTCGGCCCGGCAGTCCGGTGCGGCCGAGCACTCGCACGTCGTCGGGCCAGGCGCGGAGCCCACGGGCTGCGGGACGTCGGTCGGGGCGGCGGGGCCCGTCCTGCTGGGACTCCCCACGCTCGGGTCGCGCCCCGTCTGA
- a CDS encoding amino acid ABC transporter ATP-binding protein, which yields MDQPLAPTDAPGPLTSPRPHEPLVVLDRVNKHFGSLHVLQDIDLTVNRGEVLVVIGPSGSGKSTLCRTINRLETIDSGTITIDGAPIPAEGRALAHLRADVGMVFQSFNLFAHKTVLQNVTLGQVKAKGVAPREAEAVAREILERVGVADQADKLPAQLSGGQQQRVAIARALAMRPKVMLFDEPTSALDPEMINEVLDVMVALAKDGMTMVVVTHEMGFARKAAHRVVFMDAGRIVEEADPETFFTSPRSDRARDFLSKILTH from the coding sequence ATGGACCAGCCCCTCGCACCCACCGACGCGCCCGGTCCGCTGACCTCGCCGCGGCCTCACGAGCCGCTCGTCGTGCTCGACCGGGTCAACAAGCACTTCGGCTCGCTGCACGTCCTGCAGGACATCGACCTGACCGTCAACCGCGGCGAGGTCCTGGTCGTCATCGGCCCCTCGGGCAGCGGCAAGTCGACGCTGTGCCGCACCATCAACCGCCTCGAGACGATCGACTCGGGGACGATCACGATCGACGGGGCCCCGATCCCTGCCGAGGGACGCGCGCTCGCGCACCTGCGCGCCGACGTCGGGATGGTGTTCCAGTCGTTCAACCTCTTCGCCCACAAGACCGTCCTGCAGAACGTCACCCTCGGGCAGGTCAAGGCCAAGGGTGTGGCACCGCGCGAGGCGGAGGCTGTCGCGCGCGAGATCCTCGAGCGCGTCGGTGTGGCCGACCAGGCGGACAAGCTGCCTGCGCAGCTGTCGGGTGGCCAGCAGCAGCGTGTCGCGATCGCACGAGCGCTCGCGATGCGGCCTAAGGTCATGCTCTTCGACGAGCCGACCTCGGCGCTCGACCCCGAGATGATCAACGAGGTCCTCGACGTGATGGTCGCGCTCGCCAAGGACGGGATGACCATGGTCGTGGTCACCCACGAGATGGGTTTCGCTCGCAAGGCCGCTCACCGTGTCGTGTTCATGGACGCCGGCCGCATCGTCGAGGAGGCCGACCCGGAGACCTTCTTCACCAGCCCCCGCAGCGATCGCGCGCGCGACTTCCTGTCCAAGATCCTCACCCACTAG
- a CDS encoding glutamate ABC transporter substrate-binding protein, whose protein sequence is MRNRPAGLLALLSAAALTLAACSGSTPEPAATPAGTGSSAATTEAAFAAGSTMAKLHDAGSMTIGTKFDQPLFGLVGPDGVPEGFDIEIAKIIAGKLGISPDKITWKETVSANRESFISSGAVDIVVATYTINDKRKQVVSFAGPYYVAGQSILTLASNTDIQGPDDLVGKKVCTVSGSTPEANLLAKFPDTTVVPFDTYSACLDPLRNGQVDAVSTDNVILAGFAADNADLEVRGEPFTQEPYGIGLKKDDTEFRSWINDTLEASFADGTWTDAWKKTAGTVLPTPEPPTVDRY, encoded by the coding sequence ATGCGCAACCGTCCTGCAGGGCTGCTCGCTCTGCTCTCCGCCGCGGCGCTCACGCTCGCCGCATGCTCCGGCAGCACCCCCGAGCCCGCCGCGACGCCAGCGGGGACCGGCTCGTCGGCCGCCACCACCGAGGCCGCGTTCGCGGCGGGCTCGACGATGGCGAAGCTTCACGACGCCGGGTCCATGACGATCGGCACGAAGTTCGACCAGCCGCTCTTCGGCCTCGTCGGACCCGATGGTGTCCCCGAAGGCTTCGACATCGAGATCGCCAAGATCATCGCCGGCAAGCTCGGCATCAGCCCCGACAAGATCACGTGGAAGGAGACGGTGTCGGCGAACCGGGAGTCGTTCATCAGCTCCGGCGCGGTCGACATCGTGGTCGCGACCTACACGATCAACGACAAGCGCAAGCAGGTCGTCTCGTTCGCGGGTCCGTACTACGTCGCCGGTCAGTCGATCCTCACGCTCGCGTCGAACACCGACATCCAAGGTCCGGACGACCTCGTGGGCAAGAAGGTCTGCACCGTGTCCGGGTCGACCCCCGAGGCGAACCTCCTCGCGAAGTTCCCGGACACGACGGTCGTCCCGTTCGACACCTACTCGGCGTGCCTCGACCCGCTCCGCAACGGGCAGGTCGACGCCGTGAGCACCGACAACGTGATCCTGGCCGGCTTCGCCGCCGACAACGCCGACCTCGAGGTGCGCGGCGAGCCGTTCACCCAGGAGCCCTACGGCATCGGGCTGAAGAAGGACGACACCGAGTTCCGGTCATGGATCAACGACACGCTCGAGGCGTCGTTCGCCGACGGCACCTGGACGGACGCGTGGAAGAAGACCGCCGGGACGGTGCTGCCGACCCCCGAACCGCCGACGGTCGACCGGTACTGA